The DNA region ACGCGCCAGGGAAAGAACGCCTTGAGCAGACCGGTAACCTTGCTCGGGATGCGGGCGGGCGGATAGCAGACGTTCAATAAAAGTCGCCGTATTGGTTCCGACCTTTGCTGCTTCCCTGCGTAATGTGTGGGGTGTCGTGTTTGCGTAGCGTTGGTGAGCCTTGGGCATATGTTCATTGACGGTAATGTGGCCGGAGCGCTGCGAGCTTCGGATGTGGCTGGCGACACGCTTGTGATCAAAGAAGATCTCGACTGCCCGATACGTCAGCCTGATATCGACCCGTCTTCCGATAAGACCGTGCGGCACGGAATAGAACGTCTTGTCGACCTCGACATGGTAATCGGGATGGACCTTGGCGACTTTCCATTCCGCATACTCAAACGGCGTTGAAGGCAACGGCTTGAGCTGGGAGCGCTCGACTTCATCGAACAAAGCGCGCCGAGACTTGCCATATCGCCGCATCGTTCGGGTGTTGAGGTCCTCGATCAAAGCGCTAATGCGGATATTGAGATCAGCGAGGCTGAAGAAACGTTCGTTTCGAAGTCTGGCCAGGA from Rhizobium favelukesii includes:
- a CDS encoding Mu transposase domain-containing protein, with the protein product RRSGVTKTTICDNLKSAVAKALWFEPTLNATFAAFAEHYDTTVVPARPKHPRDKPSAEGTVLIVERWVLARLRNERFFSLADLNIRISALIEDLNTRTMRRYGKSRRALFDEVERSQLKPLPSTPFEYAEWKVAKVHPDYHVEVDKTFYSVPHGLIGRRVDIRLTYRAVEIFFDHKRVASHIRSSQRSGHITVNEHMPKAHQRYANTTPHTLRREAAKVGTNTATFIERLLSARPHPEQGYRSAQGVLSLARRYESDRLELACARALVINALSYSSVANILRSGLDQAPATSEAVKPAPPHGNIRGKIYYQ